The Myroides phaeus DNA segment TATTTCATCAATAATAGAATCTTATCTTCAGAATCAAGCCTTACTAAAGACTCTTGTAACTTACCAACACTTAATGCAAAGATTTCTTCATCACTGATTTCATCTTCAACTGCAATATCATATTGATTTTCGTCGCTCAAATTCTCTTCTTTTCTCTTTTTCTTTAAAACCGATTTAGAATAATTTACACAATGGTTATATGCAAATGAGTAAATCCAAGTAGAAAACTTTGAATCCCCTCTAAAGTTCTTCAAATTCAAATATAATTTAACAAAGATATCTTGTGTTAAATCTTCTGCTACATCTCTTGACTCTGCAAAACCCAGACATTTTCCAAAAACTTTCTGCGCATACCTATCGTAAAGTATTCCAAATAAATTAGTATTACCGCTATGAACAATAAACTGAACCAGTTCTTCATCATTCATCGCCGCAAAATTACTATTCTGTGAATTAAACTTCATACTTTTTATTTACGCATACAAATTAAACTTTTTTATAGATAAAAGCTAAAATGTAAAACTATAATTTACCAACACTCATCAACTTAGCAACATATTTACCAACCACATCGAACTCAAGATTTACCTTTGTTCCTATCGTATAGTTCTTAAATATCGTATGCTCTATTGTAAACGGAATAATAGCTACTTTAAATGTATTAACACCAGAATCAACAACTGTTAAGCTTGTTCCATCAATCGTAATTGACCCCTTCTCTATAGTAACGTGTTGTGAATCATTCTTATATTCAAAACCAAAATAGGTACTTCCTCCCGCTTCTTCAATAGAAATACATTCTCCAATATGGTCCACGTGTCCCTGAACTATGTGTCCATCCAAACGCCCATTAAAAAGCATTGCTCTTTCTAAATTTAACTCTTGACCTTCTTGCCAATAACCAACAGTAGTTACAGCTATTGTCTCTTTAATAGCAGTTACACGGTAACTGTCACCTTCTACAGCAACAACCGTTAAACAAATACCATTGTGTAAAACACTCTGATCTACCTTAAGTTCTTGTGCAAAACCACATTGTACAGTAATATGTAAATTCTCTTGTTCTTTTACAATACTTTTTATTTTTCCGATGTTTTCAACAATACCTGTAAACATAACTCCATTTATTTTTATTAAATTTGCTTTCAAAAGTAGCAATAATTTAAACGAAACTATGAGCCAGAAAGAAGAAATTATAAAAGTAGGGATCTCAATAGGAGACCTAAATGGAATTGGCAGTGAAGTTATACTCAAATGTTTCGAGGACAGTAGAATGCTTGAAATTTGCACTCCTATAATATTTGGAAATTCAAAACCTCTATCATACGTTAAAAAAACAATAGGAAATAATACTGCTATTCAAGGAATAGATAGTCTATCACAAGTTATCCCAAATAAATTAAACGTTTACAATCTTTGGAAAGAAAACATCAACATTTCTTTTGGAAAAAACGATCCTTTAGTTGGAAAATATGCAATTAAATCATTCATAAGCGCTACTGAAGCATTAAAAAATGGTGAAATTGACGTTTTAGTTACAGCTCCTATAAATAAATATAACAGTGTTGACGAAGAGTTCAAATACCCTGGGCATACAGACTACTTAAACGAACAATTAGAAGGAGATGCCTTAATGTTCTTAGTTAGTGATGAGTTAAAAATAGGATTACTTACAGATCACCTACCTATTCAAGATGTAGCAAAAGCAATCACACCTGAATTGATAGAACAAAAGGTAAAAACAATCAATAATACCTTAAAAAAGGACTTTAACGTATTTACTCCAAAAATTGCCGTTTTAGGATTGAACCCTCACGCTGGCGACGGAGGTGTTATCGGTAAAGAAGAAATAGAAACAATTATCCCGACCGTTAAAAAATTACACGAAGAAGGAATTTTAGTATCTGGTCCCTTTGCCGCTGATGGATTCTTTGGCTCTGAAACCTATAAACATTTTGATGCAGTAATTGCTTGTTACCACGACCAAGGATTAGCTCCTTTTAAAGCAATTTCGTTTGGAAAAGGTGTAAATTATACAGCAGGACTTGACAAAATTAGAACCTCTCCTGATCACGGAACAGCTTATGAAATAGCAGGAAAAGGATTAGCAGACGTAACTTCTTTTAGAGAAGCTGTGTACTTAGCTATAGATATCTATAATAATAGAAACAGAAATTTAGAATCTGCTAAGAACCCATTACAGCCTCAAGAAAAAGATTTTAGTACAAAAAAAATTGATAATTAGCTTGTAATTGTAATTATTTTTTATCTTTGCACGCTCAAATCATGTATTCCATGAATATTGAAAAAAACTTTTCAATTCACTTTACTGGATTGAAAAACGGTAAGCATACGTTTGAATTTAAGGTTGACAATAGTTTTTTTGAAAACTATAATTACGACGATTTCAACAACATAAATGCTGATATAACAGTACTTCTTGACAAAAAAAGTACCTTGTTAGAATTAAATATCGCAGTAAATGGTATTGCAAATGTACCTTGCGATGTAACAAATGTAGATTTTGACCTTCCGATTGAAGGAAATATCGACATAATTGTTAAGTTTGGCGAAGAATACAACGATGATCACGATGAGATATTAATCATCCCATTTTCTGAACATCAAGTAAACGTTGCTCAATACATATATGAAATAATTGCTCTGGCTATTCCACAAAAAAGGGTTCACCCTGGTGTTTTAGACGGAACATTAGATTCTGAAGCTTTAGATATATTAGGATATCGAGGTGCTTATGATCAAGAAATAGATGATTTGTTTGAAGACGATGATTTATTTGATGATTTAGATCTTGACGATATTGATGAAGAGGAAGAAATAGAAGAAGATATTAAAGATAATGACAATATTGACCCTCGTTGGTCAGAATTAAAGAAACTATTAACGGATAAATAATATAGTAAAATGGCACATCCTAAGAGAAAAACCTCGAAAACAAGAAGAGATAAGAGAAGAACTCATTACAAAGCAGTAGCTCCAACTATCGCTACTTGTCCAGTAACAGGAGAAGCTCACTTATTCCACAGAGCTTACTGGCATGAAGGAAAACTTTACTACAGAGGGCAAGTTGTAATTGACAAGACTGCTGCAGTAGAGGCATAACTTTTGAAAAGTACAGATTAACTCTCACAATGTGTGAGAGTTTTTTTTTGGACATAAAAAGCCAAAAAAAGTACTTTATAGCTCGGAAAGGCCGAAAATTCGTTTTTTTTTTGTAATTTTCGTCTCTTTTTGGAATGTTTTTATAAAGTAAAGCAACACCATATGACAAAAATACATGCAGCCATTACCGCAGTTGGATGTTACCTGCCGGAAGATAAGCTTACAAATGCTCTTCTGGAAAAGATGGTTGACACTAACGACGAATGGATAACTAGTCGAACAGGAATCAAGGAAAGAAGAATTCTTAAAGCACCTGGTGCTGGAGCTTCTTTTATGGCTATTAAAGCTGCCGAAGATTTACTACAAAAATCAGGAACCGATCCTAAAGACATCGATTTAATCATTTTATCTACTGCTACTCCAGATATGCCAGTTGCTTCAACAGGTGTATATGTAGCAACAAAAATTGGAGCAGTAAATGCTTTTGCTTTTGACTTACAAGCAGCTTGTTCAAGCTTCCTATACGGAATGTCTGTAGCTTCTGCTTATATTGAATCAGGTAAATACAAAAAAGTATTGTTAATTGGTTCTGATAAAATGTCATCAATTATCGACTATACTGATCGTGCAACTTGTATTATTTTTGGAGATGCTGCTGGTGCAGTATTATTCGAACCTAACTCAGAAGGTTTAGGAATACAAGATGAGTACTTACGCAGTGACGGTATCGGTCGTGAATATCTTAAAATTGACGCAGGTGGTTCTATTTTACCTGCCAATGCCGAAACAGTAGCTAACAAACAACATTACGTATTCCAAGATGGAAAAACAGTATTCAAATATGCTGTTTCAAATATGGCCGATGTTAGTGAAAAAATTATGCAACGCAACAACCTTACACACGATGATGTAACTTGGCTTGCAGCACACCAGGCAAACAAACGAATCATTGATGCAACTGCTCATAGAATGGGTCTTGATGATTCTAAAGTATTAATGAATATCGAAAGATACGGAAATACAACATCTGCCACTTTACCACTATTACTTTGCGATTACGAACACCTACTTAAGAAAGGAGATAATATTATTTTC contains these protein-coding regions:
- a CDS encoding beta-ketoacyl-ACP synthase III, producing MTKIHAAITAVGCYLPEDKLTNALLEKMVDTNDEWITSRTGIKERRILKAPGAGASFMAIKAAEDLLQKSGTDPKDIDLIILSTATPDMPVASTGVYVATKIGAVNAFAFDLQAACSSFLYGMSVASAYIESGKYKKVLLIGSDKMSSIIDYTDRATCIIFGDAAGAVLFEPNSEGLGIQDEYLRSDGIGREYLKIDAGGSILPANAETVANKQHYVFQDGKTVFKYAVSNMADVSEKIMQRNNLTHDDVTWLAAHQANKRIIDATAHRMGLDDSKVLMNIERYGNTTSATLPLLLCDYEHLLKKGDNIIFATFGGGFTWGSIYLKWAYTKK
- the rpmF gene encoding 50S ribosomal protein L32 — its product is MAHPKRKTSKTRRDKRRTHYKAVAPTIATCPVTGEAHLFHRAYWHEGKLYYRGQVVIDKTAAVEA
- a CDS encoding RNA polymerase sigma factor is translated as MKFNSQNSNFAAMNDEELVQFIVHSGNTNLFGILYDRYAQKVFGKCLGFAESRDVAEDLTQDIFVKLYLNLKNFRGDSKFSTWIYSFAYNHCVNYSKSVLKKKRKEENLSDENQYDIAVEDEISDEEIFALSVGKLQESLVRLDSEDKILLLMKYQDDKPIKEISALLDLGESAVRMRLHRAKKRIVEIYNSL
- a CDS encoding YceD family protein, which codes for MNIEKNFSIHFTGLKNGKHTFEFKVDNSFFENYNYDDFNNINADITVLLDKKSTLLELNIAVNGIANVPCDVTNVDFDLPIEGNIDIIVKFGEEYNDDHDEILIIPFSEHQVNVAQYIYEIIALAIPQKRVHPGVLDGTLDSEALDILGYRGAYDQEIDDLFEDDDLFDDLDLDDIDEEEEIEEDIKDNDNIDPRWSELKKLLTDK
- a CDS encoding riboflavin synthase; the encoded protein is MFTGIVENIGKIKSIVKEQENLHITVQCGFAQELKVDQSVLHNGICLTVVAVEGDSYRVTAIKETIAVTTVGYWQEGQELNLERAMLFNGRLDGHIVQGHVDHIGECISIEEAGGSTYFGFEYKNDSQHVTIEKGSITIDGTSLTVVDSGVNTFKVAIIPFTIEHTIFKNYTIGTKVNLEFDVVGKYVAKLMSVGKL
- the pdxA gene encoding 4-hydroxythreonine-4-phosphate dehydrogenase PdxA, whose translation is MSQKEEIIKVGISIGDLNGIGSEVILKCFEDSRMLEICTPIIFGNSKPLSYVKKTIGNNTAIQGIDSLSQVIPNKLNVYNLWKENINISFGKNDPLVGKYAIKSFISATEALKNGEIDVLVTAPINKYNSVDEEFKYPGHTDYLNEQLEGDALMFLVSDELKIGLLTDHLPIQDVAKAITPELIEQKVKTINNTLKKDFNVFTPKIAVLGLNPHAGDGGVIGKEEIETIIPTVKKLHEEGILVSGPFAADGFFGSETYKHFDAVIACYHDQGLAPFKAISFGKGVNYTAGLDKIRTSPDHGTAYEIAGKGLADVTSFREAVYLAIDIYNNRNRNLESAKNPLQPQEKDFSTKKIDN